Genomic segment of Gammaproteobacteria bacterium:
AGCGACGGCTATGTAGAGCCTCACCGCCTAACGTTCAACGATTGGGAATGGGACAAACACCCAACAGTGAGCCCAGATAACCAAACTATCGCCTTTTGGAGCAATCGAATCACGGGCAGGGCACAGATCTGGACAATGAATGTAGATGGTAGCAACCAGCGCAATATTAGCAACAACGAATGGAACGATTGGGACCCCGTGTTCGTCATGCCCAGACGCGAAATCCCAAACATTGAACAGAAGACCGCACAGGTTGCTCCTACCTTTGATCCGGCCCTGTACGATGAAAACGGCAATGAGTAAACAGGCAGGAGGTCACAAGAGAAGATGAGCTTATTCAAGCGTACCCCCACCACGCCTTCAAGCGGTAGGCGCCTTGCTCCTGCAACGCCGCAATCCGCCAACAAAACGCCTACCGCCAACCCTACACTGGAGCTAGCGAAGCCAGCCAAGCCAATCACGAGTATCGGGCGACGAACCGGTGGGAATCGCCCGGTCCCTAGCGGCGACTTCCCGCCTGCCTTCATCGTGATCAAAGACAAGGTTCAACAGGAACTATTAAACGAATTCAACCAAAGCCCGATAACACTGGATATTGAAAGCGGACGCCAGACAATTGAACCAATCTTCAGCCGGGCGCTTGCATCCGCCGGCTTGGTCCTGAGTCGGGCAGAGCGGCAGCAACTTTTCGACATGATTGTGGCCGACATCCTTGGGTTTGGGCCGTTGCAACCCCTGCTGGAGGACGACAGCATTACCGAAATCATGGTGAATGGCCCCCGTCGGGTTTACATTGAACGAGGAGGCAAGCTCGTCTTGACTGATGTGAAGTTCCAAGATAACGCCCATGTTCTGCGAATCATCGAGCGTATCCTCGCTCCCCTGGGGCGCCGCGTCGATGAAGCCAGCCCCATGGTGGATGCACGCTTGCCAGATGGCAGCCGCGTCAACGCTATCATTCCGCCGTTGGCCATCGACGGCCCGAGCATCACCATCCGCAAGTTCAGCAAAACCCCCCTCACGGTGGAAGACCTGATCCGCTTCGGCTCCTTCACGGAGGAGTTCGCCAAATTCATCGAAGCGTGCGTGATCTCCCACCTGAACATCATCGTGAGCGGTGGCACCGGCTCAGGTAAGACAACCTTGCTCAACGTGCTCAGCGGCTTTATCCCCGATACGGATCGGATTGTCACCATCGAGGATAGCGCGGAACTCCAACTCCGCCAAGATCACGTCGTCCGTCTCGAAACTCGCCCCCCCAATATCGAGGGCAAGGGCGCCATTACCATCCGGGATTTGGTCATCAACAGTTTGCGCATGCGTCCGGATCGTCTCGTCGTCGGTGAGGTGCGCGGCGGCGAAGCCCTGGACATGCTCCAGGCCATGAACACGGGTCACGACGGTTCCCTCTCCACAGCCCACAGCAACAGCCCACGAGACACCCTTAGCCGCCTGGAAACCATGGTCCTCATGGCCGGCATG
This window contains:
- a CDS encoding CpaF family protein; the encoded protein is MSLFKRTPTTPSSGRRLAPATPQSANKTPTANPTLELAKPAKPITSIGRRTGGNRPVPSGDFPPAFIVIKDKVQQELLNEFNQSPITLDIESGRQTIEPIFSRALASAGLVLSRAERQQLFDMIVADILGFGPLQPLLEDDSITEIMVNGPRRVYIERGGKLVLTDVKFQDNAHVLRIIERILAPLGRRVDEASPMVDARLPDGSRVNAIIPPLAIDGPSITIRKFSKTPLTVEDLIRFGSFTEEFAKFIEACVISHLNIIVSGGTGSGKTTLLNVLSGFIPDTDRIVTIEDSAELQLRQDHVVRLETRPPNIEGKGAITIRDLVINSLRMRPDRLVVGEVRGGEALDMLQAMNTGHDGSLSTAHSNSPRDTLSRLETMVLMAGMELPLRAIRQQIASAIDLIVHVDRLRDGSRRVMYCTEVLNMEGDTILTQDIFRFEEEGVDEEGRIIGQLQPTGIRPKVLERMKEDQVSLPPDLFAPKRMRFR